Proteins encoded in a region of the Mariprofundus ferrinatatus genome:
- the groES gene encoding co-chaperone GroES codes for MATTVRPLHDRVIVRRLNEVEKSAGGIIIPDSAKEKPIEGEVISAGKGKILENGDVRPLDVKAGDKVIFSKYAGTEIKLDGEEFLMMREDDILGVIEG; via the coding sequence ATGGCAACAACAGTCCGTCCTTTACACGATCGCGTAATCGTCCGCCGCTTGAACGAGGTGGAGAAATCAGCTGGAGGCATCATCATCCCTGATTCCGCTAAAGAGAAGCCGATTGAAGGTGAAGTGATTTCAGCAGGTAAGGGTAAAATCCTCGAGAACGGCGATGTTCGTCCGCTGGATGTCAAAGCAGGCGACAAGGTGATCTTCTCCAAGTACGCAGGTACTGAGATCAAGCTTGACGGCGAAGAGTTCCTGATGATGCGCGAGGATGACATCCTCGGCGTAATCGAAGGATAA
- a CDS encoding DUF5615 family PIN-like protein — protein MNRFLCDEMMVRLGKWLRAAGYDTEIAGAGSNDSDLLEAAIVESRILLTRDRKFLERTGASGVVVLLSGNDLQGWIVQLSRLLGLNWLHAPFSRCLLCNGVLEAGPGPYLDRVPDYVVREHIPCYHCGRCAKPYWEGGHVERMRRRLILFQTICDV, from the coding sequence ATGAACCGGTTTCTATGTGATGAGATGATGGTGCGGTTGGGGAAATGGCTCAGGGCGGCGGGTTACGATACTGAGATTGCTGGCGCTGGAAGCAATGATAGTGATCTGCTTGAGGCTGCCATTGTTGAGTCGCGAATCCTTCTGACCCGTGATCGCAAGTTTCTTGAGCGAACAGGAGCTTCCGGCGTGGTAGTTTTGCTTTCTGGCAATGATCTGCAGGGCTGGATTGTGCAGCTCTCTCGATTGCTGGGGCTCAACTGGCTGCATGCCCCGTTTTCCCGCTGTCTGCTCTGTAACGGTGTGCTGGAGGCGGGGCCAGGCCCGTATCTCGACAGAGTGCCGGATTACGTGGTGCGGGAGCATATTCCATGTTACCACTGTGGAAGGTGCGCCAAGCCCTACTGGGAGGGAGGGCATGTGGAGCGCATGCGGCGCCGGCTTATCTTATTTCAGACGATCTGTGACGTTTAA
- a CDS encoding flavin reductase family protein, which translates to MIINFDELTPGQRYFHTIQTLIPRPIAWILSEHSNGSFNIAPFSYFSAVCSDPALIMISVGRKSEHEEKDTCRNIEARNNFVVHIPDMSLIDAMNASAETLPADVSEVDRLGLETVPFDGFPLPRLKAAKVAYGCELFEIRKIGHGSQSLIFGEIKSIHLDESVIDRTIEGRIKVDAEKLNPVARLGADEYASLSEVIRMKRPA; encoded by the coding sequence ATGATTATCAACTTTGATGAACTGACACCTGGCCAGCGATATTTCCACACTATTCAGACGCTGATACCACGCCCGATCGCCTGGATACTCTCAGAACACAGCAACGGCAGCTTTAACATCGCCCCCTTCTCCTACTTCTCAGCCGTCTGCTCAGACCCGGCCCTGATCATGATTTCAGTCGGCAGAAAATCGGAGCACGAAGAGAAGGACACCTGCAGAAATATCGAGGCACGCAACAACTTTGTAGTACATATCCCTGATATGTCACTGATTGATGCGATGAATGCGAGTGCCGAAACGTTACCCGCGGATGTATCCGAGGTGGATCGACTGGGATTGGAAACTGTGCCATTTGATGGCTTTCCATTGCCCCGCCTGAAAGCGGCAAAGGTGGCTTACGGGTGCGAACTTTTCGAAATCCGGAAGATCGGCCATGGCAGCCAATCGCTGATTTTCGGAGAGATTAAATCGATCCATCTTGATGAATCCGTTATCGACAGAACGATCGAAGGGCGTATTAAAGTGGATGCAGAGAAACTGAATCCAGTCGCCAGACTCGGTGCAGATGAGTATGCCTCACTATCCGAGGTGATCAGGATGAAGAGGCCTGCTTAA